The Deinococcus sonorensis KR-87 DNA window TGCGGTTCGCGGGCGTGGACATCACGGAATTCTCGCGCCTGCCGCTGAGCCAGGTGGCCACGCTGACCCGCCCGTACGCCGACGGCGTGGAGGACGGGCTGGCGCAGCAGCATCCCGAGCAGGCGCTGGCCCGGCAGCGCCTGACCGAGGACCTCGTCGCCCGGCTGGACGTGCTGCTGGACCTCGGGCTGGGGTACCTGCACCTGGAGCGCTCGACGCCGACGCTCTCGCCCGGCGAGTTGCAGCGGCTGCGCCTGGCCACGCAGCTGTACTCGAACCTGTTCGGCGTGGTGTACGTTCTCGACGAACCGTCCGCCGGCTTGCATCCAGCCGACACTGAGGCGCTGCTCTCCGCATTGAACGGCCTGAAGGCGGCCGGCAATTCGCTGTTCGTGGTGGAACACGACCTCACCGTGGTGCGCCGCGCCGACTGGCTGGTGGATGTCGGCCCGGGGGCCGGGAACCAGGGCGGCGAGGTGCTCTACAGCGGCCCGCCGGACGGGCTCCGGGAGATCCGCAGCTCGCAGACCGCCCGGTACCTGTTCGGGACCGAGCCGCAGGACGAGCACCGACCGCGCACCCCGACCGGCTGGCTGGAATTGAGTGGCGTGACGCGCCACAACCTCCGGGACCTCACGGTCCGGTTTCCGCTGGGCGTGCTGACCAGCGTGACGGGCGTCTCCGGGTCCGGCAAGTCCACCCTGGTCAGCCAGGTGCTCGCCGAGACGCTGGCGGCCCACCTCGGTCAGGGGGCGGAGGGGGAGGCGGACCCTTCACCGGGCGAGGACGACCTCACAGACGCTTCGGATGACGTGAGTCCCGCGCGTCTCGGGGAGGACGTGGCCGCGGTCGCGCGGCTGGTGCGGGTCGACCAGCGGCCGATCGGCCGCACGCCCAGAAGCAACATGGCGACGTACACCGGCCTGTTCGATCACGTCCGCAGACTGTTCGCCGGCGCGCCGCTGGCCCGCGAGCGCGGGTACACGGCCGGGCGCTTTTCGTTCAACGTCAAGGGCGGGCGCTGCGAACACTGCCAGGGCGAAGGCTGGGTGATGGTCGAACTGCTGTTCCTGCCCAGCGTGTACGCGCCGTGCCCGGTCTGCCACGGCACGCGCTACAACGACGAGACGCTGGACGTCCGGTACCGGGACCGCACCATCGCCGAGGTCCTCGGCATGACGGTGGACACCGCCTGGGACTTCTTCCGGGATGACGTCGGCGGTGTTCCGCAGCCTGGACACGCTGCGCGAGGTGGGCCTGGGGTACCTGCGGCTGGGGCAGCCCGCCACCGAACTCTCGGGTGGAGAAGCGCAGCGCATCAAACTCGCCACTGAACTGCAGCGCGCCGGACGGGGGCAGACCGTGTACATTCTCGACGAGCCGACCACCGGTCTGCACCCCGCCGACGTGGCCCGCCTGGCCCGGCAGCTCGCCCGACTGGTTGACGCCGGGCACACCGTGATCACCGTGGAGCACGACATGCAACTGGTCGTCGGGAGTGACTGGGTGATCGACGTCGGTCCCGGCGCGGGCGACGAGGGTGGCCGGATCGTCGCGCAGGGCACGCCGCAGGCGGTCGCGCAGACACCGGGCAGCCGGACCGCGCCGTACCTCGCGCGGGCGCTCAGCGAAGCGGATGGGCCGGCCGCATCGAGTCCCGCCTAGCGCCCTGAGGCGCCCGTCACGCTCAGCGTCCCAGGTGCTCGTGAACCAGGCGGGCCGCACGCTGCGCGGCACGGACGGCGCCCTCCAGCATGCCCCCGTCGGTGGACGACGTTTCTGTGCCGGCCCAGAACACCCGGCCCCCGAACGCCGGCTGCTCGAACAGCGCGTGGCCATACGGGAAGTCGGCCGGCGTGGGGACCGCGTCCTCCGCGCTGCTGGTGAACGGTTCCCGCACCCAGTCCATTTCGTGGTACGAGACGCACGCCAGGGCCTGGGGGCCGAACAGGCGGGCGAGGTGGTTGAGCACCGCCTGTTGCCGCTGCTCCGCCGGCATCGCCCGCTACGGCCCGCCGCTGGCGAGGAAGCCGAACAGCGCCGTGAAGTGCTGGTCGGGCGAGGAGACGTCATGAATCTCCTCAAGCGGCCCGTCCCGACTCACCGCGAATCCCGAGAGCTGCTGGTCCCGCCAGAACGCGCGCGGGTACTGCACGAACACCTTGGCGGCGTGGCCCATCCAGGTGGGCATGCTGAGCAGCACCTCCCGGACCGCGGGCGGCAACGCTGGCACGAAGGTCAGCGTGCCGGCCGTCAGGCGGGGCGGGAGGGCCACGATGACCGCCCGGGCCGTGAAGCGCTGGCGATCCTGCTCCTGGCCTGGACGCTGCACCTGCACGTCCACGCCGTCGTCGGTCACTTCGATGGTCGTGACCGTGGCGTTCAGCGCGACGCTGCCCTCAGGCAGGCGCGCGGCGAGCTGGTGGCTCAGGGCCTGAGCGCCCCTGTGAAACCGGGCCGCCCCGGTCATGGGTGAGGGGTCCGCGAGCCGCTGGTGGCCCTCGGCGCCCAGGTCGAGCAGGCCGTCGCCTTCCACGTACTGATCGAAGCGTGACACGCCGAGCTCCTGCGCCAGGTGCCGCGCCTCGGTGTGATGCGGTCGGGTCCACGCACCGCCCAGGTCACTCCACGTGCGCCCGCCGGCGGGAAGCGGGACGGACAGGGTGCGGCCGCCCACCCGGTCGCGGGCTTCGATCACCAGGACCTTCAGGTTGGCGCGGGTGAGCAGGTCCGCGGCCAGCAGGCCGGACAGTCCGGCACCCACGATGATCACGTCCTCGGGTCCTTCAGAAACCATGGGACGACGATGACAGAGGCTGTGGTTCTCAGGATGAGGAGCGCGGCGTGCGCTCGGCCGAACGGCGGAGATGCCTCGGGTCTGGAGGGAGCCGCCGCCAGGGTTGGTCGCCCCCGTGCCCGGCCCCGCCGGCGCTCCAGGACATCCGGCGGGCTCCTCGTGGCGCGCGGTGGGCGACCACGGCCCGGTGCACCCGCACCGCGCTGTTGGGCAAGCGCTCCCTCCTGACTCTCCCGGCCCTGGCGGTCAGAAGCTGCGCGTTCATCACCCTCCACCCCACCCGGGCAGGACTTCTGATGATCGGCAGGGTCGCGCTGTCCCTCAGGGCCGCTTCAGGACACGTCCGAGCG harbors:
- a CDS encoding excinuclease ABC subunit A, whose product is MATPPEFSGFVEVRGAREHNLKEVSLRVPRGALVVFTGVSGSGKSSLAFGTLYAEAQRRYLESVSPYARRLFHQVGAPDVDAIEGLPPAVALQQQRGAPTARSSVGSVTTLSNLVRMLYSRAGTYPPGQGIVYAEGFSPNTPEGACPNCHGQGRVYEVTEASMVPDPSLTIRERAIAAWPLAWGGQNQRDILVSLGIDVDVPWRELPRETREWILFTDEQPVVPVYPGLSPAETRRAVKRKLEPSYMGTFSSARRHVLHTFTTTESAAMRRRVQTYMIAAECPVCHGKRLRPEALAVRFAGVDITEFSRLPLSQVATLTRPYADGVEDGLAQQHPEQALARQRLTEDLVARLDVLLDLGLGYLHLERSTPTLSPGELQRLRLATQLYSNLFGVVYVLDEPSAGLHPADTEALLSALNGLKAAGNSLFVVEHDLTVVRRADWLVDVGPGAGNQGGEVLYSGPPDGLREIRSSQTARYLFGTEPQDEHRPRTPTGWLELSGVTRHNLRDLTVRFPLGVLTSVTGVSGSGKSTLVSQVLAETLAAHLGQGAEGEADPSPGEDDLTDASDDVSPARLGEDVAAVARLVRVDQRPIGRTPRSNMATYTGLFDHVRRLFAGAPLARERGYTAGRFSFNVKGGRCEHCQGEGWVMVELLFLPSVYAPCPVCHGTRYNDETLDVRYRDRTIAEVLGMTVDTAWDFFRDDVGGVPQPGHAARGGPGVPAAGAARHRTLGWRSAAHQTRH